In Magnetococcales bacterium, the genomic stretch TGACGAGGGGGTGTCGATCATTGGCAACGGCATGAGTTTTCACAATATGCGGGGCTATGGAGACCCCAGATTCGGGCCGATATCGGACGCCTTCGACCAGTGGCTGACCGATACGGTCACCGCAAAGGCGGAATTGCGTGAAAAGCGGCTGATTCACTGGGAACAAGCCCCTGCCGCACAACTGTGCCATCCCCCGCACGCCGAGGAGCATCTGCTACCCTTGATGCTGATTGCAGGTGCGGCCCGGACGGATCAAGGCCAAAGGGTCTTTTCGGATCGCGTCTTGGAAACCACTTTATCCGCTTTCCGGTTTGGTTGAATCGACACACAGCCGCTGCTGTCCAGATTCTGCGATCTGCCAAACACGGAACGACAGTAAATAGAGACTCCGCTGTCGAGATCCCGGGGTTCACCATACCTTCTGCGGTCATGGCGCAAAAATCTGAAGAAGGGTTTGCCCCTGACGCAACCCCATGCGAAAGGCCTTGATCGGTTCGGTCCTACAGGGACAGTCCTCACGAGTTTTTCCAGCACGCCTCGGTCCTTCTTCCTGGAAAACAGGCCTTTCCCAATCCGTCAGGGTTCCCGTCGTCCAACTGTCCAACATGTATGCCGCAGGCCACAAAACAGCCAGTATCAGCGCCAAAACAAATCCAGACACACGTTCCGTATTTTCGCTCATGAGAATTCTCCGGCAGGAACAGCACAATCGCCCGGCACCAGAACAAATCCAGACACCCGTTCCGTATTTTCGCTCATGAGAATTCTCCGGCAGGAACAGCACAATCGCCCGGCAGACGAACACGATGACGGCCAACGCCGCATGGATGATATAAGAAATCCATATCAGCGTCTCTTCCACTTTTCGATCAAGAGGACAAGAATCGCCGATCCCGTAAAGGAGCCGACGAACAGATCGCGAGGCAGGTGTCCCATGATGAACTCTCCCAG encodes the following:
- a CDS encoding dioxygenase — encoded protein: MVHSPAKIPVVQLSLLANLNPVAHVQAGRALAPLRDEGVSIIGNGMSFHNMRGYGDPRFGPISDAFDQWLTDTVTAKAELREKRLIHWEQAPAAQLCHPPHAEEHLLPLMLIAGAARTDQGQRVFSDRVLETTLSAFRFG